A part of Anser cygnoides isolate HZ-2024a breed goose unplaced genomic scaffold, Taihu_goose_T2T_genome scaffold_44_1, whole genome shotgun sequence genomic DNA contains:
- the LOC136789366 gene encoding LOW QUALITY PROTEIN: interleukin-11-like (The sequence of the model RefSeq protein was modified relative to this genomic sequence to represent the inferred CDS: inserted 2 bases in 2 codons), translating to MTRALWRALLALLGLCPGLCPALAAXPTPAPPDPRAELDGIVSLAKALLSDTKAFLTLLKSRFPAEGEHKLDSLPSLSMSALELANIQAPGALGRLSGDLQRYQRHLEWLRRAGAALRPLEPELGALQARLDRLLRRIDHMLSRLGLSRPSAPXAPLPPPGSPWAAVQASHAVFQGLHLYLDWASRALVLLRNRL from the exons ATGACAC GAGCGCTGTGGCGGgcgctgctggcgctgctggggctgtgcccggGGTTGTGCCCGGCGCTGGCGG CCCCCACGCCTGCGCCCCCGGACCCCCGCGCCGAGCTGGACGGCATCGTCAGCCTGGCCAAGGCCCTGCTCAGCGACACCAAGGCCTTCCTCACGCTGCTC AAGTCGCGGTTCCCGGCGGAGGGGGAGCACAAGCTGGACTCGCTGCCCAGCCTCTCCATGAGCGCCCTGGAGCTGGCCAACATCcag gccccGGGGGCGCTGGGGCGGCTGAGCGGGGACCTGCAGCGCTACCAGCGGCACCTCGAGTGGCTGCGGCGCGCCGGGGCCGCCCTGCGCCCGCTGGAGCCCGAGCTGGGGGCGCTGCAGGCGAGGCTCGACCGGCTGCTGCGGCGCATCGACCACatg ctgtccCGCCTGGGCCTGTCGCGCCCCagcgccc cggcgccgctgcccccccccgggtcgCCGTGGGCGGCGGTGCAGGCGAGCCACGCCGTGTTCCAGGGGCTGCACCTCTACCTCGACTGGGCCTCGCGCGCCCTCGTCCTGCTGCGCAACCGCCTCTGA
- the LOC136789367 gene encoding LOW QUALITY PROTEIN: ras-interacting protein 1-like (The sequence of the model RefSeq protein was modified relative to this genomic sequence to represent the inferred CDS: inserted 3 bases in 3 codons; deleted 3 bases in 2 codons), with protein sequence MFPEERKEGSPRFGKLHFPVGLWINSPQKHLAKMSRRWPSAGSVRSTSSDNASRGSETVELRPPARASRRGTSASPTSSTAAAAPVPAPPGAGGRWASEKKLAELADPLPEELAELGGRPQLPGILKIFGGAISRGANYKSVLATPRSTARQLVREALERYGLSPEEGDFVLCDVVGRAAGPDGSWQAEHLRPVGDAERPLVLQDVWKPKAGCSRRFEIRRRRGVERACEAEDTETADPLNAPLSPPRDPPMPSVPPETLPASTPRPGGCRRAARGRPRGGPAPPPKERSDNLSLRRSISDMNLSTKRRRERKTVLSVAGGEAGTPRPGEDLEQLAQCLIQPPSXHPYFIVLRGYGKQDFVLYVMTRPRHVFGRRETGGPPDPKAGGAAVDTFLNAPDILPRHCLVRAGPRRPAAPLSGAPVTHNGAPLYRQAPLRPGDLLGLGRHFLLLYKDPRSPGGGRGGPPPWLPPPRAPPPALGGTLGCPGCGRSPREQEEALRARPELRYRPQDEELLLKEIVRMPEGGATRCRCRGGGPAALAPAFLLGLCLEHAARALPPERFPALLGRVALLLRETVWEKIKEISDRQPENQQDAAPAALSIEEVAAELRPLLLWLANAMELLNLAQGHVLELEHELELEGPGQDPQLAAELEACDEALGVLDEVIMSTFQQSVYYLTKTLYTTLPALLDSNPFSGGGXPSAAQDLAGAPEGVRGTLAVFQAALGLTRACQLHPELASQTFGYLFFFSNASLFNTLMEKGSAGPFFQWSRAVRVRTNLDLVLDWLQGVGLADIAHDFFRKLSATANLLCTPAAASARWGGPGGGGGGREGATWQRLRAEFPALAPAQLHHILSHYHLGLGRPYPDAWSPPPXERDLVATGAIFESFSEHPPAAARGGFPAAAGEAPGDEGLLGALCRLRRFLARLEQGAAPQGEA encoded by the exons ATGTTCCCGGAGGAGCGCAAGGAGGGCAGCCCCCGCTTCGGGAAGCTCCACTTCCCCGTCGGCCTCTGGATCAACTCCCCCCAAAAACACTTGGCCAAAATGAGCCGCCGCTGGCCCAGCGCCGGCTCCGTCAG ATCGACCTCGTCGGACAACGCCAGCCGCGGCAGCGAGACGGTGGAGCTGCGGCCCCCGGCAAGAGCAAGCCGGCGCGGCACAAGCGCCTCTCCAACCTCTTCCACCGCAGCGGCGGCGCCGGTGCCCGCGCCGCCGGGCGCCGGCGGGCGTTGGGCCAGCGAGAAGAAGCTGGCGGAGCTGGCGGACCCCCTCCCCGAGGAGCTGGCGGAGCTGGGCGGCCGGCCCCAGCTCCCCGGCATCCTGAAGATTTTCGGGGGGGCCATCTCGCGGGGGGCCAACTACAAGAGCGTCTTGGCCACGCCGCGTTCCACCGCCCGGCAGCTGGTGCGGGAGGCGTTGGAGCGCTACGGCCTGAGCCCGGAGGAAGGCGACTTCGTGCTGTGCGACGTGgtggggcgggcggcggggcccgacGGCTCGTGGCAGGCCGAGCACCTGCGGCCCGTGGGCGACGCCGAGCGGCCCCTGGTGCTGCAGGACGTCTGGAAGCCCAAGGCCGGCTGCTCGCGGCGCTTCGAGatccgccgccgccgcggcgtGGAGCGCGCCTGCGAGGCCGAGGACACCGAGACCGCCG ACCCGCTCAatgcccccctcagccccccccgggacccccccatgcCCTCAGTGCCCCCGGAGACCCTCCCT gCCTCAACGCCCAGGCCCGGCGGCTGCAGAAGAGCCGCTCGCGGGCGGCCTCGGGGGGGGCCGGCGCCGCCCCCCAAAGAGCGCTCCGACAACCTCTCGCTGCGGCGCAGCATCAGCGACATGAACCTCAGCACCAAGCGGCGGCGGGAGCGCAAAACGGTGCTGAGCGTGGCGGGGGGGGaggccgggaccccccggc CCGGGGAGGACCTGGAGCAGCTGGCGCAGTGCCTCAtccagcccccca accacccctaCTTCATCGTGCTGAGGGGGTACGGCAAGCAG gacttCGTGCTCTACGTGATGACCCGCCCCCGGCACGTCTTCGGGCGC CGAGAAACGGGGGGCCCCCCCGACCCTAAAGCCGGGGGGGCCGCCGTGGACACCTTCCTCAACGCCCCCGACATCCTCCCCCGCCACTGCCTGGTGCGCGC gggcccccggcGCCCTGCTGCGCCCCTTTCGGGGGCCCCCGTCACCCACAACGGCGCCCCCCTCTACCGCCAAGCCCCCCTCAGGCCCGGCGACCTCCTGGGGCTCGGCcgccacttcctcctcctctacaAAGACCCCCGTTcgcccgggggggggcgaggaggccCCCCGCCttggctgccccccccccgggccccccccccggctttggggggcaccctggggtgccccgGCTGCGGCCGTTCGCCccgggagcaggaggaggcgcTGAGGGCTCGCCCGGAGCTGCGCTACCGGCCCCAGGACGAGGAGCTTTTGCTCAAGGAGATCGTGAGGATGCCCGAGGGGGGGGCGACG CGATGCCGGTgccgcggggggggcccggccgcctTGGCCCCCGCCttcctgctggggctgtgcctggaGCACGCCGCCCGCGCGCTGCCCCCCGAGCGCTTCCCGGCGCTGCTGGGCCGCGTGGCGCTGCTGCTCAGGGAGACCGTCTGg GAGAAGATCAAGGAGATCAGCGACCGGCAGCCGGAGAA ccagcaggatgcggccccggCGGCGCTGAGCATCGAGGAGGTGGCGGCCGAGCTGCGGccgctgctgctgtggctggcCAACGCCATGGAGCTGCTCAACCTGGCGCAGGGCCAcgtgctggagctggagcacgagctggagctggaag gcccAGGCCAGGACCCGCAGCTGGCGGCCGAGCTGGAGGCGTGCGACGAGGCGCTGGGGGTGCTGGACGAGGTGATCATGTCCACCTTCCAGCAGTCCGTCTACTACCTCACCAAG ACCCTGTACACGACCCTGCCCGCCCTGCTGGACAGCAACCCCTTCTCGGGCGGGG AGCCCAGCGCCGCGCAGGATCTGGCCGGCGCCCCCGAGGGGGTGCGGGGCACGCTGGCCGTCTTCCAGGCGGCGCTGGGGCTGACGCGGGcctgccagctgcaccccgaGCTGGCCTCGCAGACCTTCGGctacctcttcttcttctccaacGCCTCGCTCTTCAACACCCTCATGGAGAAAG GCAGCGCGGGGCCCTTCTTCCAGTGGTCGCGGGCGGTGCGGGTGCGCACCAACCTGGACCTGGTGCTGGACTGGCTGCAGGGCGTGGGGCTGGCGGACATCGCCCACGACTTCTTCCGCAAGCTCTCGGCCACCGCCAACCTGCTCTGCACCCCCGCAGCTGCCTCAGcaaggtggggggggccgggggggggcggggggggccgggaaggg gcgACGTGGCAGCGGCTGCGGGCCGAGTTCCCGGCGCTGGCCCCGGCGCAGCTGCACCACATCCTGAGCCACTACCACCTGGGGCTGGGCCGCCCCTACCCCGACGCatggagcccccccc aggaGCGCGACCTCGTGGCCACCG gcGCCATCTTTGAGAGCTTCTCGGAGcacccccctgctgctgcccggggggggtTCCCGGCTGCGGCGGGGGAGGCGCCGGGGGacgaggggctgctgggggccctGTGCCGCCTGCGCCGCTTCCTCGCCCGCCTCGAGCAGGGCGCCGCGCCCCAGGGCGAGGCCTGA